In Pygocentrus nattereri isolate fPygNat1 chromosome 26, fPygNat1.pri, whole genome shotgun sequence, one genomic interval encodes:
- the plcxd1 gene encoding PI-PLC X domain-containing protein 1: protein MSSTTLSEVSQTPLKDLPVDSWMSHLPNALWDIPLFNLTIPGSHNAITYCLDKNDRSPVDLTQPDMLQKLDKYMKPIIRPFVYKWAITQERSVREQLDCGVRYCDLRIAHRPNDSSSDLYFYHGVYTTVTVETVLKEIKAWLDAHPKEVVILSFSHFLGLSQELHTLLISTIKNVFDSKLCPKTEGVTLKNLWSLGYQLIVSYDNHAANCHRELWSHIPYWWANKCKAEALIEEFERRKNNGRPGGFFVTGINLTEDLKYICSHPTESLKDLVMSTYPTLLSWVREQKPGSNAGSLNIIAADFVTESQFIPTVIALNENLLSRST, encoded by the exons ATGTCCTCCACCACTTTATCAGAGGTCAGTCAAACTCCCCTGAAGGACCTGCCAGTGGACAGCTGGATGAGCCATCTTCCAAATGCTCTGTGGGATATCCCTCTGTTTAATTTGACCATTCCAG GAAGTCACAATGCTATCACTTACTGTTTGGACAAAAATGACCGCTCCCCAGTTGACCTCACACAGCCAGACATGCTGCAGAAGCTAGACAAGTACATGAAGCCCATCATACGGCCGTTTGTTTACAAGTGGGCAATAACACAG GAGCGCAGTGTGCGTGAGCAGTTGGATTGCGGCGTGAGGTACTGTGACCTAAGGATAGCACATCGGCCCAATGACAGCTCCTCGGACCTCTACTTTTACCATGGGGTTTATACCACTGTTACTGTTGAG ACAGTACTGAAGGAAATCAAGGCATGGCTGGATGCTCATCCCAAAGAGGTAGTCATCCTGTCTTTCAGCCATTTCCTGGGCCTCAGTCAAGAGCTCCATACGCTGCTTATCTCCAccataaagaatgtttttgacTCAAAGCTGTGCCCTAAAACG GAAGGTGTTACATTGAAGAATTTGTGGAGTTTGGGTTACCAGCTCATTGTCTCATATGACAACCATGCAGCAAATTGCCACAGAGAGTTGTGGTCTCATATCCCTTACTGGTGGGCCAACAAATGCAAAGCAGAAGCCCTGATCGAGGAGTTTGAACGCAGAAAAAATAATGGTCGCCCAG GGGGGTTCTTTGTGACTGGGATTAATCTCACTGAAGACCTGAAGTACATCTGTTCGCATCCCACAGAATCACTGAAGGACCTGGTGATGTCCACCTACCCCACCTTGCTCAGCTGGGTCAGGGAGCAGAAGCCTGGCTCCAACGCTGGCTCTCTCAATATCATAGCAGCGGATTTTGTTACTGAAAGCCAGTTCATACCAACTGTCATAGCACTGAATGAAAACCTGCTCAGTAGGAgcacatga